Proteins from a genomic interval of Salmo salar chromosome ssa14, Ssal_v3.1, whole genome shotgun sequence:
- the lypd2 gene encoding Ly6/PLAUR domain-containing protein 2 precursor, protein MKIITVLLLLSFCCPFSDALKCYVCSSTTTNDACNQSSQTCQTPLDTCMTTVDTFDKIKAIGKYCASVRTCKGAASGASVDANGNGNQVTCCSSNLCNINGATGVGLSTLLTLAVCCSHAVLSILWLL, encoded by the exons ATGAAAATCATcactgttctcctcctcctgagCTTCTGCTGCCCTTTCTCAG ATGCTCTGAAGTGCTATGTGTGCAGCTCCACCACAACCAATGACGCATGCAACCAGTCATCCCAAACCTGCCAGACACCCCTTGACACCTGCATGACCACTGTGGACACATTTG ACAAAATAAAGGCCATAGGGAAGTATTGCGCCAGTGTGAGGACCTGCAAAGGAGCAGCGTCAGGGGCCTCAGTGGATGCGAATGGCAATGGGAACCAAGTCACCTGCTGCTCCAGTAACCTTTGTAACATCAACGGAGCGACTGGTGTTGGGCTAAGCACACTACTGACTCTGGCTGTGTGTTGTAGCCATGCTGTGCTCAGCATTCTCTGGCTGCTCTGA